A region of Candidatus Zixiibacteriota bacterium DNA encodes the following proteins:
- a CDS encoding aminotransferase class V-fold PLP-dependent enzyme, with product MATDNDRPFREVRKLFPHTKEVVYFNTASNGPFSTSLCQSIDGYLQSRLAIKDDTHGAFDTAAELRRHYAALTGANVREIGLGLNTSFGLNLAAFGLPLKKGDEILVSDIEFPAVAYTFRSAAETRGLKLKFVPSRNRCFDMESLADSITPRSRLLAISWVQFFNGYRNDLKALSELCRKHDMYFVVDGIQGMGAEPINLHRIGVDVFTSGCQKWMLSPQGCSFFYLSDRVRDQIKPTFMSWLGVDWQQQFTDLFRYDLPWFDSARRFEMGYYVVLNQIGMLESARLFRQLGIRNIRRHNYALVDHLARYIKRDPYYAITSSMESRHRSAIFTFTCTDYELLHRHLIKEKIILVQREGSIRVAIHLHNNRSDVDRLIGVLRRWSAKRS from the coding sequence ATGGCTACTGACAATGACCGTCCGTTCAGAGAAGTTCGAAAGCTCTTTCCGCATACAAAAGAAGTCGTCTATTTCAACACTGCTTCCAACGGACCTTTCTCGACCAGCCTATGCCAGTCCATTGATGGTTACCTCCAGTCGCGGCTGGCGATCAAGGATGATACCCACGGAGCTTTCGACACCGCCGCTGAACTTCGTCGACACTATGCTGCTCTGACTGGGGCGAATGTACGGGAAATAGGATTGGGATTAAACACATCGTTTGGGCTCAATCTGGCGGCTTTCGGTCTGCCCCTGAAGAAGGGGGATGAGATTCTGGTTTCCGATATTGAGTTCCCGGCTGTTGCGTATACATTTCGCTCCGCCGCCGAGACTCGCGGCCTGAAACTGAAATTCGTCCCGTCGCGTAATCGTTGCTTCGATATGGAAAGTCTGGCTGACAGTATTACGCCCCGCTCGCGTTTGTTGGCTATTTCGTGGGTGCAGTTTTTCAACGGTTACCGCAACGATCTCAAGGCGCTTTCGGAGTTGTGCCGCAAGCATGATATGTATTTTGTCGTAGATGGTATCCAGGGCATGGGTGCCGAGCCGATCAATCTTCACCGAATCGGAGTAGATGTTTTCACTTCAGGTTGTCAAAAATGGATGCTCTCGCCCCAGGGATGCAGCTTTTTCTATCTCTCTGATCGTGTTCGCGACCAGATTAAGCCAACCTTCATGTCATGGCTCGGTGTCGATTGGCAACAACAGTTCACCGATCTGTTCCGCTATGACCTGCCCTGGTTCGATTCTGCCCGACGTTTCGAAATGGGGTACTACGTCGTTCTTAATCAGATAGGCATGTTGGAGTCGGCCCGACTGTTTCGGCAGCTGGGCATTCGCAACATTCGTCGACACAATTACGCCCTCGTGGATCATCTGGCACGCTATATCAAAAGAGATCCATACTACGCAATTACGTCGTCGATGGAGTCAAGACATCGCTCCGCGATTTTTACTTTCACCTGTACCGACTACGAACTGTTGCACCGTCACCTGATCAAGGAGAAGATCATCCTTGTCCAACGCGAGGGATCAATCAGAGTGGCGATCCATCTTCATAATAATCGTTCCGATGTCGATCGGTTAATTGGCGTGTTGAGGAGATGGTCGGCTAAAAGATCGTAG
- a CDS encoding SDR family NAD(P)-dependent oxidoreductase has translation MSSLPSSVLITGANGFVGARLCRAFIERGFRVVAGVRESASLTTLEKLEVEYRKGDVTQPETLREMVAGVDYVVHNAGVVKARHKDTFFEVNERGTRSLMEEVAKNNPDVKKVIYISSLAAAGPAIEGRPVTEDDQPRPISIYGESKLAGEKAALSYAEQLNVISIRPPGVYGPGDREIFSFFNIVNKGIRPLIGNINRKLQLVHVDDLCRGICLATTGETVSGESYFIAENQSYTMKDLVDILARAAGRKGIALRLPGALFKLIAVISEFTFKAVGATPMLTREKARELHTSWEVSTSKARGAFGFESEIPFEQGARETYKWYRREGWLK, from the coding sequence ATGTCCAGTTTACCATCATCGGTCCTTATCACCGGGGCCAACGGGTTTGTTGGAGCAAGGTTATGCCGTGCTTTTATAGAGCGTGGTTTTCGTGTTGTCGCCGGTGTACGTGAAAGTGCGAGTCTGACGACTCTTGAGAAACTTGAGGTCGAATATCGCAAGGGTGATGTTACCCAGCCTGAGACACTGCGGGAAATGGTCGCTGGAGTGGATTATGTTGTTCATAATGCCGGCGTAGTCAAAGCTCGACATAAGGACACCTTCTTTGAGGTCAACGAGAGGGGAACAAGGTCTCTCATGGAGGAGGTGGCGAAGAACAATCCGGATGTCAAAAAGGTGATCTACATTTCATCGTTGGCTGCAGCCGGTCCGGCAATTGAGGGACGACCGGTGACAGAGGATGATCAACCACGTCCGATCAGTATCTACGGCGAATCAAAACTGGCCGGAGAGAAAGCGGCACTATCTTACGCCGAACAGCTTAATGTTATCTCAATTCGCCCTCCCGGAGTCTATGGTCCTGGCGACCGCGAGATATTCTCGTTTTTCAACATTGTTAACAAGGGTATCCGTCCGCTGATTGGAAACATCAATCGTAAGTTGCAGTTAGTTCATGTCGATGATCTGTGCCGGGGTATCTGTCTGGCCACCACCGGAGAGACCGTGTCAGGTGAAAGCTACTTCATTGCCGAGAACCAATCCTACACTATGAAAGATCTTGTCGATATTCTGGCTCGGGCCGCCGGCAGGAAAGGGATCGCCCTCAGATTACCGGGAGCATTGTTCAAGCTGATTGCCGTTATCTCGGAGTTTACCTTCAAGGCGGTAGGGGCAACGCCAATGCTTACACGCGAGAAGGCACGCGAACTGCACACCTCGTGGGAAGTCTCGACATCAAAGGCACGGGGTGCCTTCGGCTTCGAATCGGAGATTCCATTTGAACAAGGTGCCCGCGAAACCTACAAATGGTACCGTCGGGAAGGTTGGCTGAAATGA